One region of Thermoplasmata archaeon genomic DNA includes:
- a CDS encoding saccharopine dehydrogenase C-terminal domain-containing protein produces the protein MIIVLGYGMIGSIVAKELSLKDEVVVVDKRNIDDFSTGKFVKGDIFDFPELITKADVVVSTLPGNVSYPIISKLLSKGKKIVDVSFMPENAMDLNDMATKQKALLIPDAGYAPGLTNIISAYFYKKYKPESIEIYVGGLPQEKVPPLDYAITWSVSGLIDEYNRPARIVKNKKIVSVDPLEDIEKRMFPGIGDLEAFYSDGLRTLLFTLKDVDMFEKTYRYPGHLQKIKFLRDMGYFSETEGCSPRIISEQLFEKKLKMKIEDLSILEVRAKGKINKEIRYVEYYDRYNNLTSMSKMTGFPAVVLTELLIDNKIQGTGVKAPEYFGFDEPMFNEIMSRLKKRGINLEIS, from the coding sequence ATGATAATTGTACTCGGCTATGGAATGATTGGATCAATTGTGGCAAAAGAGCTATCTTTGAAAGATGAAGTGGTAGTAGTAGACAAACGCAATATTGATGATTTTTCTACCGGCAAATTTGTGAAAGGAGATATTTTCGATTTTCCCGAGCTCATAACAAAAGCGGATGTTGTTGTTTCAACGCTGCCTGGCAACGTTTCTTATCCTATTATATCAAAGCTTTTGAGCAAGGGCAAGAAAATTGTAGATGTATCGTTCATGCCAGAAAACGCCATGGACCTCAACGATATGGCAACCAAACAAAAAGCGTTGTTGATTCCTGATGCTGGTTATGCTCCGGGATTGACCAATATTATCAGTGCGTACTTTTACAAAAAATACAAGCCTGAGAGCATTGAGATTTACGTAGGCGGATTGCCGCAGGAGAAAGTGCCACCGCTCGATTATGCAATTACATGGAGCGTGAGCGGGCTGATTGATGAGTACAACAGGCCTGCAAGAATTGTAAAAAACAAAAAGATAGTGAGCGTAGATCCGCTTGAGGATATTGAGAAGAGAATGTTTCCGGGCATTGGAGACCTTGAAGCGTTTTATTCAGACGGGCTGAGAACTCTTTTATTCACATTAAAAGATGTAGACATGTTCGAAAAAACGTACAGATATCCTGGGCACCTGCAAAAAATAAAGTTTTTGAGAGACATGGGCTATTTTTCGGAAACTGAAGGTTGCAGTCCTAGAATAATTTCAGAGCAGCTATTTGAAAAGAAATTGAAAATGAAAATTGAAGATCTAAGTATTTTGGAAGTTCGTGCTAAAGGAAAGATCAATAAAGAGATCAGATACGTTGAGTATTATGACAGATATAATAACCTCACATCGATGTCAAAGATGACCGGATTTCCAGCAGTGGTGCTCACAGAGCTTTTGATAGACAATAAGATACAGGGCACGGGCGTGAAAGCGCCAGAGTACTTTGGATTTGATGAACCTATGTTCAACGAGATCATGAGCAGGCTCAAAAAAAGAGGTATAAATTTAGAGATCTCTTAA
- a CDS encoding MBL fold metallo-hydrolase has protein sequence MKITDTVDLIEKTSANVYVVKLDEGIVQIDSGVKSNYKKIIEYYKNNKIKPDYILITHYHLDHIGALKRVYDAFKPRVYASKIEVPVIQGHQSFEPAASFSTRILMKLFNLNPEYLENVSDFEQLNLKELKIIPTPGHTAGSVSILYEKERVMFVGDAVVNQKGELKIIEKYTSNMDDAIKAKQVIESYAPITILSGHGKPLKI, from the coding sequence ATGAAGATTACTGATACAGTGGATTTAATTGAAAAAACTTCAGCAAATGTCTATGTTGTAAAGCTTGACGAGGGCATTGTCCAGATTGATTCTGGTGTAAAAAGCAACTATAAAAAGATCATAGAATATTATAAAAATAACAAGATAAAACCTGATTACATATTGATCACACATTATCATCTGGATCATATTGGCGCTTTAAAGAGGGTATATGATGCGTTTAAGCCCAGAGTTTATGCATCAAAGATCGAGGTGCCGGTCATACAGGGTCATCAGTCATTTGAGCCTGCTGCATCATTTAGCACTAGGATACTAATGAAGCTATTTAATCTCAATCCAGAGTATTTGGAAAACGTGAGCGATTTTGAGCAACTGAACTTAAAAGAGCTGAAAATAATACCTACACCCGGGCACACTGCTGGAAGTGTGTCGATCCTTTATGAAAAAGAGAGGGTCATGTTTGTGGGAGATGCGGTGGTGAACCAGAAAGGAGAATTGAAGATCATAGAAAAGTACACATCCAACATGGACGATGCAATAAAGGCTAAGCAGGTTATTGAAAGCTATGCACCTATAACTATTCTGTCCGGCCATGGCAAACCTTTGAAAATTTAA
- the serS gene encoding serine--tRNA ligase, giving the protein MLNINLIRDNPDILRKSQLRRHADEKVVDKILELDKSWRENLKRIESLKRERNEKSALVAKLVRAGEKEGIEEIKNMMKNINSEIEKLETDVTSLKKERDSLLWNVPNIIDDAVPDGVDESENVPFRFWGEARVYNEDLEAFKKESRNQMQYKLLNKRPESHVDILEQYNLGDTLRAAKVAGARFYYLKNQLVNLELALEQFAVEHLEKKGFEIVEPPFMLIKRAIDGATDFTAFEDTLYKIENEDLYLIATSEHAIASMYMDEVFEVDLLPLKIAGISSCFRKEAGAHGKDTKGIFRVHQFNKIEQFVFCEPEQSPEFFNTLIQNAEEIYQQLNIPYRVIKICAGDLGNVASIKYDIEAWMPSQGKFRELVSCSNVKDYQSRRLNIRFRKNNEYLYPHTLNSTAIATTRTMVAILENYQTEEGIKVPTALRKYLDFDFISMHR; this is encoded by the coding sequence ATGTTAAACATCAACCTGATCAGAGACAACCCTGATATATTGCGAAAAAGCCAGCTACGAAGACACGCAGATGAGAAAGTCGTAGACAAAATCTTAGAATTAGACAAAAGTTGGCGCGAGAATCTGAAGCGCATAGAATCATTAAAGAGAGAGAGAAACGAAAAATCAGCACTGGTTGCAAAGCTGGTAAGAGCGGGTGAAAAAGAGGGAATAGAAGAAATCAAAAACATGATGAAAAACATAAACAGCGAGATTGAAAAGCTAGAAACAGATGTTACTAGCCTGAAAAAAGAGCGTGATTCACTGTTATGGAACGTGCCTAACATCATTGACGATGCAGTTCCAGACGGTGTCGATGAAAGTGAAAACGTGCCATTTAGATTTTGGGGAGAGGCACGAGTATACAACGAGGATCTAGAAGCATTTAAAAAAGAGTCGCGAAACCAGATGCAATACAAGCTGTTGAACAAGAGACCAGAGAGCCATGTAGATATACTAGAGCAGTACAATCTCGGCGACACTTTGAGGGCTGCAAAAGTGGCAGGTGCCAGATTTTATTACCTGAAAAACCAGCTTGTGAACCTGGAGCTTGCATTAGAACAGTTTGCAGTTGAGCATCTTGAAAAAAAAGGATTTGAGATCGTAGAGCCTCCGTTCATGCTAATTAAACGAGCGATAGACGGAGCCACAGATTTCACTGCGTTCGAAGACACGCTATACAAGATTGAAAATGAAGATCTGTACCTGATCGCAACGTCCGAGCATGCAATTGCGTCGATGTACATGGACGAGGTGTTTGAAGTTGATTTGTTACCGCTCAAGATTGCGGGCATCTCCTCATGTTTCAGGAAAGAGGCGGGTGCGCATGGCAAAGACACAAAAGGCATATTCAGGGTCCATCAGTTTAACAAAATCGAGCAGTTTGTATTTTGTGAGCCAGAACAATCCCCAGAGTTCTTTAATACATTGATCCAGAACGCAGAAGAGATATACCAGCAGTTGAACATACCGTACAGAGTCATAAAAATTTGTGCCGGAGACCTGGGAAATGTAGCTTCCATTAAATACGATATAGAAGCATGGATGCCTTCACAGGGAAAGTTCAGAGAGCTAGTATCATGTTCAAATGTCAAAGATTACCAGAGTAGGAGATTAAACATAAGATTTCGAAAAAATAACGAATATCTTTATCCGCACACATTGAACAGCACTGCGATTGCGACCACGAGAACCATGGTAGCAATACTGGAAAACTATCAAACTGAAGAAGGAATAAAAGTACCGACCGCACTTAGAAAGTACCTAGATTTTGATTTTATCTCTATGCACCGTTAA
- a CDS encoding carboxymuconolactone decarboxylase family protein, which yields MTTTYKEIEEFAKSSLGEMPEVIKLLAKYNENAAVEQFNENMTLYLGRRNIPVKISALIAMAVALANGPKESAMIHYKLARNFGATIEEILDTMRIAKMALMSSTLTTVSYTFPDILKSRPVNQTAAEKGEAENILKKLELEAGSVPDRLKILSQYSVELLKEHLREKFELIQSPLKLEKRYVFLIAYAVSASIHDYECEKVYLTQYFKIGGTVPELLDTISIIRFISGNRAFVNGLEILRKMDQSPNK from the coding sequence CTACATATAAGGAAATTGAAGAATTTGCAAAATCGTCGCTTGGAGAAATGCCAGAAGTAATCAAACTTCTTGCAAAGTACAATGAAAATGCAGCAGTAGAACAGTTTAATGAAAATATGACTCTTTATCTTGGCAGACGCAACATACCTGTCAAAATTTCGGCATTGATAGCAATGGCAGTAGCATTAGCAAACGGCCCCAAAGAATCGGCAATGATTCATTATAAGTTAGCCAGAAACTTTGGTGCTACTATAGAGGAGATACTAGACACAATGCGCATTGCAAAGATGGCTTTGATGTCTTCTACGCTCACAACAGTATCATATACGTTCCCTGACATTCTGAAATCAAGACCTGTAAATCAAACCGCTGCAGAAAAAGGAGAGGCTGAAAACATTCTGAAGAAACTTGAGCTAGAAGCGGGATCGGTGCCAGATCGCTTAAAAATCCTATCACAATATTCAGTAGAGCTTTTAAAAGAACATTTGAGAGAGAAGTTTGAGCTGATCCAGTCTCCGTTAAAGCTCGAAAAAAGATACGTGTTTTTAATTGCTTACGCTGTCAGTGCTTCGATACATGATTATGAATGTGAAAAAGTATATTTAACCCAGTACTTCAAGATTGGCGGTACAGTTCCAGAGCTATTAGACACAATCTCAATAATCAGGTTTATAAGCGGAAACAGAGCGTTTGTGAACGGTCTGGAAATTTTGAGGAAGATGGATCAGAGTCCAAACAAATAG